One Thermodesulfobacteriota bacterium genomic window, CCCTGAGCCTGACTTCGGTCCCGTCTTCGCCGATCGAAACGTAGCCCTGTCGTATCCGATGGACTTCGTAACCGGAAAGCCCGTCGGGCATTTCCTTTACGAGGAACTTACGCTCTATTTCGTCAGCCATGGGATTCTCTTGCGTCCCCGGCGGCGAGCTCTTTCACCTCGGCCCAGAGCGCGGCGTACGCCTTCGCGGAGAATGAGCCCGGCATGTGCGCCGTGAGAGGCTCCCTGTATACGCCCATCCTTTCGACCTCGGACCTGTAGGGAATGACGCTCGCGAGCACGTTCCCGTTTTCGGAAGACAGCCTTTCCATAATCTCCATGTGGAGGGACTTTCGCCGCTCGGCCATCGAGAAGAACGGATATACCTTCGTCGCGTCGAACTCTTTTTTGTCTAGGAACGAGCCCAGCTTTTCGAATGTCAACACCGAGAGCGGCGTCGGGACGAGCGGGACGAGGACGACGTCGGCGGCGTCGAGGACGTTCTCGGAGACGAGCGAGATACCCGGCGGGCAGTCGAGGAAGAGGTAGTCGTATTCGTCCGACACCTCGGAGAATATTTTTCTCAGCCGGGTCTTCGATTTCTTGAGGTCGTCGAGCGCGAGATCGAGGTTCCTGAAAGAGAGTTTCGAGGGAAGGAGGTCGAGGCCGGGGTAATCCGTCCCCTTTATGTTTTCGTCGATGCTGCGCCCGCCCTTTATGAACTTGTTCGAGTTGAAGTTCTTACCGGCGCGGATACGGAAGTACCACGAGCTCGCCCCCTGCGGGTCGAGGTCGCATATGAGGGTGCGGAAGCCGCCTGAAGAGGCGAGGTGCGCGAGGTTGACTGTGGCCGCCGTTTTGCCGACCCCGCCTTTCATGCTGTAGAGGGCGATCGTAATCATGAGACCATACTCTAATTACCCGAGAGCATTTTATCAAACAGGTCCTTCGTTTCCGGGCCCGAAAATTCCTCGAAGCGGGACGCGAATTCCGCGCGGCGCTCTTCCTGACGGGAGTAGAGGCACGAGATGAGCCCGCCCGCCGCTTCGACTATTTCCCTTTCTTTCGGCGAGCCCGCCGGCACGAGCGAAAGGAAGCCCTGTATGCTCCCCTGCTGGACGTGGAGGTCGTTGAAATCCCCGAGATTGTCCTGAAGGGATTTGAGCTGCTTTATGGCCCGCTTCACCTCGTCGCCGGGGAAGAGCGATTCGAAGAATTCGAAATAGTACCGGAGCTTCTTGCACTCTATCCTGAGCATGTGGAAGTCGGAGTCCGGGGAGTCGCCGGTTATGGCGCTCCCGAGGGCGAGGGCGTTTTTGTACCGTTTTCCGATGTGTTTCCGGGCGAGCTTTATGACCGGCTTTCCGGCCTTACCGCCGGTGCCCGACGATTCGGGCGAATCGAGGAACGCCCCCCATGAAATGAGTATCCGGCGGTATTCGTCCGATCCGGCGAAGGCCTTGAATTCCCCGAGCGCCTTTTCTCTCTCGCCGGCGATAAGTGTAAAGAGGGATTCGAGGCCGGGCCTTAACGACGGCGGAACCATCGCGGCGTACTTCTCCTTTCCGAGAAGATATATGTCGAGGTCGCGGAGGCGGTTGGTCATCCTGCCGAGCGTCCGGAGGGCGTCCTTCCAGCGCTCCCTCTCCTCCTCGGTGTATATATCCCTCGTGAGCGTGAGCGCCGAGCGCGAGCGCCGGACCGACACGCGGAAGTCGTGGAGAAATTCTGTGTCTATGTCGCGGAGCATCCCGTCCTCGTTCTTTTTCATCGTTTCGAGGAGCGCCTTCAATATTTTCCTGACGGCCTTGCCCGACGGCATGCCGGGGACGAGAGATACGTTGACCTTCGACGAATACGTTCCGATCGTCCCGCCCCCGGCCTTGAGGGAAGCGGACAGTATGTCGTCTTCGCCGGGCTCGAGCCCGAGGCCGGACAGAATCCCGGTCAGCTTTTCGAACTCCGCCCCGTACCCCCGGACGGGCTCGGCCTCGAGTATGGCGGCCCTTATCGGTGCCGCGTCGTTCTCTTCCCCGGAAACGGATTCGACGAGCCTTACGCGGGCTACCGTTTTCTCCTCGGCGCCCAGGAGCGCCCACGACCGTGTGTGCCTCGTGATCGTAACCAGGGGGAGGATGGCCCTTATCTCTCCGGCCTCGCGGAGCACGTCTCTCAAGCGGCCCTCGGGGAAATCGGCCCACTTCGGATACGCGGAGCCGGATCGGGGCACCGCCCCCGCCGAGGACGCTTCGCGTCCCTTCTCCCGGAGATGAAAGCGCTTGGCCTGCCTCGTCAGGAACCAGCCGCTTTTGTAGAGCGCGCTGTCGAACGTGTCGTAGTAGGTTTCCTTCACCGTCGAGGCCCCCCCGGGCGAGACGGCGAAAGCCCCTTCCAGCGCGGTTTTTATCTCGTCCAGCCGCGCCGGGTCAGAAATAGAATAATATTCCGTTTTGTGCAATACCGTTTCCTTGTTTCCGGAATTTTGGTCCCCCGGGTCTCCCGTTAGGGGCGGCTTCGGATGCGAGGACATCTTCGGGACCATACGCATTATATTACGGAATTATTAAGGAAATATTAAGATTGTGTGAACTTACCGGTTATTTTGTAACCGGAGCGGGGGCTTGCGAGCCAGGGGAGCATTAATTGCACCTGCACAGTCCCCTGCCCGGAACACCTGCCCATAATGGCGCGGGGGGATTACTTCAGCTCGGGCGGCTTCGGGACCCGGCACCCCGCCGCGCAGCATCGTCCGGGCTGCTTCGAAGCGCTCTTCTCTCCGGCGAGGACGCCCCTGTCGAGGAGGTTCCGGACGAGCTCCGTCTTTTCAACCACGGGGTAGTTGCGCCATATCTCGCGCTTCATCGCCTCGGGCGAGCCGCCGCCGTGGAGCGATATGACCGAGTACCAGCCGCTCTGCCCGGAGACCGTGAGGTCCTCTATGAGGCGTGCGGCTTCCATCCGCCGCTCGGCCGGGATATCGGAGCGTCCGCCCAGCACGGCCGTCAACGACGCCCTCGTCTCGGGGTTGTGGTCTTCGTCCGGGCCGGGCAGAGCTACGATAAGTCCGCCGGAAACGTAATGGGCAATCCTCTGCATGTCGTAAATTTTTGTCGCCAGCAGGAGCTTCCCTATATTGGAGAACACGGCGTCGGGCATCACCGAGCCGGCGGGGTCCTCGGTGCAATACACGGACGCAGCCACGCCGCAGGCGAAGAAGCTTTCCGTGATCGTGATGAGGTCCACCATCTGCTCGCGTATGTGTCCGTGCCTGTCCGCGTCGAGCCCGTTCGCCTCGACCATAACCGCGCCGGCCCCGATGAGGAGGTCGCCGAACCCGGCGCGCGCGCCGATGCAGGAATGGCGGTGGTGCGTGGCGTAGGACGTCGTAAGGAAGCCGCCCTCCTCGTATTCGCCTGCGAGAAAGACCCTTTCGTAGGGCACGAACACGTCGTCGAAAATGACGACGCCGGTCGACTGTCCGTATTTCGCCGAAAATTTCGCCGCGGGCTCTCCCGGGCGTCCCGCCGGCCTCGCAACTATCGTTACGCCGGGCGCGTCCACGGGCACGGCGCAGCAGACGGCGAAGTCCGCGTCTTCTTTCGTATGCGTGCGGCAGGGCATCACGAGGAATTCGTGAGCGTAGGGCGCGCCCGTGACTATTGCCTTGGTGCCGCGGATCACTATGCCGCCCGGACGGCGCTCTTTTATGTGGACGTATACGTCTGGGTTCGCCTGTCGTCCGGGACGCATGGAGCGGTCGCCCTTGGCGTCGGTCATGGCGACGGCGAGCGTGAGGTCGCGCTCCTGTACTCCGTGAAGATATTCGAGAAAGCGCTGCGAGTAATCCGTATTGTGGGCGTCGTCCGTACGCCGTGTCGCCTGGAAGATACCGTTCAGCGCGTCGTGCGTAAGGTAGCGCATGGCGCAGCCCGAGACCTTGCACACGAGCCGGACGGCCTCGAGCTTATTGAGGAGGTCGGTAGAGCTCTCGTCGATGTGAACCATGCGGTTTACGATCTCGCCGGACGTGCCCTGGCGGGCCCTCATCACGGGGAGATACTCGGGCAGGTCGGCGAAGTCGTAAGTTACGCCGACGGCGTTTATGCCCGGCGCCAGAAGCGGCTCGTCGGGAACGCTATCGACGGCGCTTCCGTTTATGAACACGCGCGGCTTGTATTCGCGCAGGGATTCGCGATAATCGGATGCTGTCATTATCATATGACGCCGCCCCCTTCAGGCAGTACTTGTACTAAATTCTAACAGTGTTAGAATTATTGTCAACCGTTATACCGGAAGGTGAGCGAATGGCTGTTACAAAGACCAGGGAGAGCCTCGAAAAGCGAAGACGGAGGGGCCGGATGGAGGCCGTGAGCGAGCACAAGCGCGGGCTCATCCTGAAAGCCGCGAGAGAGGTGTTCGAGAAGGAAGGGCTCGAAGGGGCCAGCATAAGAGCCATCGCGGCGCGGGCCGGTTATACGGCCGCCGCACTCTATTTTTACTTCGATTCCAAAGAGGCGGTCTACGCCGAGCTCCTAAGGGTTTCGCTGTCCGAGCTCGGCAGAGCGGTTAACGGCGCAGTGTCCGGGGCCCGCACCCCCGAAACGCGCCTCAGGGCGGCGGCAATGGCGTTCTTCCAGTTTTACGCCGACAATCCGCGCGACCTCGACCTCGGGTTTTATCTTTTCAGGGGCGGTATGAAGCCGGTAGGGCTCGGGCGCGAACGTGACAAGGCCCTAAATGCCGGGCTCGAGGCGGCCCTCCATCCGATAGCGGACGCCGCCGAAGCCCTCGGCGCTACGCGTGACGAGGCGAACCTCTTGATGGTGGACGTGTTCGCACATGCCTCGGGGCTTTTGCTTCTACTCCACACCGGGCGCATACGCATGTTCGGCGCATCGGCGCCGGGGCTTATGGAAGATTATATTCGTTACAGGACCGCCAGGGTCGGGAAATGAAGAATTACAATTTCAGGACCTTCGCGCCCCTTATGCGCCCTTCCTTGAGCTGAACGAGCGCCTCGTTCGCGTCTTCGAGAGGGTACTCCTCGATCTCGGGGCGGAGGTTTATCCCGGCCGCGATTTCGAGGAAGTCGGCGGCGTCGCGGCGGCTGACGTTGGCGACCGACTTTATCTCCTTTTCCATCCACAGATCCCGCGCGTAGTCGAGCTTGAGTAGATAGTCCTTGTCGGCCTCTTCCTTGCGTATCGCGTTTATGACGAGCCGTCCGCCGGGGGCGAGATTCCCGAGCGCCTCGACCACAGGCCTCCAGACGGGCGTCGTGTCGATGACGGCGTCGAGCTGGACGGGAGGGGTGTCCCCGGTATCGCCCGTCCATATCGCGCCGAGGCTTTCGGCGAACTCGCGCTCGGCTTCGCTCCGGGCGAAGACGTAGATGTGCGACTGGGGGTAGAGGTGAAGAGCTGTTTTTAACACGAGATGCCCCGAAGCGCCGAAACCCGTAAGGCCGAGCGCGCCGCCGTCGGAGAGGTTCGAAAGTCTGAGCGACCTTAGACCTATCGCCCCCGCGCAGAGGAGGGGCGCGGCCTCGGCGTCGGAGAAGACGGACGGTATGGGGTAGACGTAGGCGTCGCGGGCGAGCATGTATTCGGCGTAGCCGCCGTTACGGTCCCTCCCCGTAGCGAGGAACTCGGGGCAGAGGTTGTCGTTGCCCGAGGCGCAGTACGCGCACTCGCCGCAGGAGGAGTATATCCACGCCGCCCCTACCCTGTCCCCGGCCCGGTGGAGCGCGGCGTCCTCGCCGGCATCTACCACGGTTCCCACGACCTGGTGGCCCGGGATAACCGGCAAGTCCGGGGGCGGGGTCCTGCCCTCTATCTCGTCGAGCTCCGTGTGGCAGACGCCGCAGGCCGAGACTCGTATAAGTATTTCGTCGCCCTCGGGAACGGGAACCGGGAGGTCGGCCGCCGCCAGCGGACGTGTATTCCGCCCGACCGGCTTTAGTTCGGTTATCAACATCGCTTTCAAGGCGTCATTTCCCCCCGGCCGTTTCTTCCTCGCCTACGATGAGGCCGTCCTTTATCTCGTAGACCTTTTTCGTCCGTTCCGCGAGCTCGGGCTCGTGGGTTATCATAAGTATAGACCTTCCCTTTTCGTTGAGCTCGAGGAATACGTCCATGACCAGGGCCGAGTTTTTGGAGTCGAGGTTGCCCGTGGGCTCGTCGGCCATGACTATCTCGGGGTCGTTCGCGAGCGCCCTCGCGATGGCGACCCTCTGCTGCTCGCCGCCTGAAAGCTGGTAGGGCTTCCGTCCTTCCTTCCCCTCGAGCCCGAGCTCGGCCAATAGCGAGTAGCTCCTGTCCTTCGCTTCGGGGCGTTTTATCCCGTGCTTCAGCATAGGGACCATGACGTTCTCGGAGGCCGTGAGCTCGGCGATGAGGTAGTGGAACTGGAACACGAACCCGATCTTGTGGTTCCTGATGTCGGAGAGGGACTTGCTGTCGGTGAAATCGACCTTCTGTCCGTCCACGTAAACTTCGCCCGATGTCGGCGAATCGAGAAGCCCGAGGACGTACATGAGCGAGCTCTTGCCCGAGCCGGACGAGCCGACTATAGAGGTGAAGTCGCCTTTCCCGACGGCGAGCGATATGCCGTTCAGTATGCTGCTTTCGCCTATGGATTTATGGAGATCCCTGCCTTCTAGTATCACGTTCATACGCTTGACCTGAATATATCGACGGGGAAGAGCTTCGAGGCCCGCCACGACGGGTAGAACGACGCCAGGAACGAGAACAGCATCGCGAAGATAAAGCCGTAGACGAAAAACGCGGGGCGCCTGTCGAGGACGAAGCCCTTCGTCCTGATTATGCCCACGATGTCGAACCTGAGGGAAGCGAGCCACTCCTGTATGAGATAGCCGAGGAGGCAGCCCAGAAGCGCGCCGATGAAGCCGACGAGTATGCCCTGTATGACGAAGATCTTCGTAATCTCCCTGTCTTCGTAGCCTATGGCCTTTAGTATCGCTATGTCCTTTTTCTTTTCGAGGACGGTCATCATCATGATGTTGAATATTCCGAACGCCGAGACGATGAGTATAGCGAAGACTATCATGTAGGTGATCATGTTCTGCATCTTGAATATCTGGAGAAAATTCCGGAAGGCTCTCTGCCAGCTCTCGGCGTAGTACCCCGTGTCCGAGGACATCTCCCTGGCTATGCTCTCGGCGTCGTCGACGTCCTTCAATTTAACGATGAGCTCGTTCACCTGGTTGGGCTTGTCGAGTATCGCCTGGAGGGTGCGCATGTTGAAGTAGACCCTGGTTTTGTCGATGCTCGTTATGCCGGAGTCGAAAAAGTCCGCCACCTTGAGCGTGTACAGGCCCCCCGCCGGGGAGACTATCGTGACTTTCTTCCCGATCTCCTTGACGCCGAGATCGCGTGCGAGCTCGCTGCCGAGAATAACGCTGTTACGGTCGGTGACGAGCTTGTCGAGGTTCTTGTGCTGGAGGTAGTCGTCGACGACGGAGGCCGACCTTTCGAGCTCGGGATCGACGCCTATCATGCTCACGCCCTTGTCCTTGGTGCCGTAGTTTATTATGCCCTCGCCGGTGAGGTGGGGCGCGATGCCCACTATGCGCGGGTCGGCCGAGTATTGCTTAAGGAAATTGTTGTAGCCGATTATCTTGTCCTTGAGCTCCTTGGGCCGCGAGCCCAGGACGTCGGCTACCACGCCGTCGCCGTACGCCGCGCGGAGTATCCTGCCCTCGTCGTCCTCTTCCTGGACCCTGAGCGTGATGTGGGCGTTTATGTCTATCGCCTGGCGGATGAAGTAGAGCTGAAAGCCGTTCATGACGGCGCTCATGGATATGAAGGCCGCGACGCCTATCGCGACACCGAGCGTGGAGACGAGCGCCTGCCGCTTCCTTTCCGTCAGCAGCTTGAGCGCTATGAACACTATGGGGCTCAACGGGTGATTATCTCCTCGTTCGCCCCGACGCCCTTTTTGATCTCGACGACGCCGTCGGTATTGGCCCCGGCCTCGACGGGAACCTTCACCTTCTTTCCGTCCCTTACTACCTCGACGTAGCCGTCATCGACGGCCTCTTCGCTGACGAAAACCCCATCTCTGTCGTCTACGATGATGTTGCCCTCGACGGTTATGCCGACCGGTATGCCCGGCGGATAGTCGTTATCGGCCTTGACCTTGACCGTCCTCGACACCCTGTCGGCCTCGCTTTCTATGACGGTGAGCTTCCCCTCGAAGACCTCGCCGGGATAGGCGTCGGTCGTGACGAGCACTTTCTGCCCGGGCTTAAGAAGCGGGACGAATTCCTCGTCTACCTGGAGCACGGTTTCGAGCTTGCCCGTGTCGCCTATGGAAAAGAGGAGGTCGTCCTTGAAGACGCTGTTCACGTAGTCGCCCTCTTCGATGAACTTCCTCAGCACCTTGCCGTCCACGGGCGCCTTTATCCTGTGCTTTTCGATCTCCTCGACGACCGCCTGCTCGGACGCGGTCAGGGAATCGAGCTCGGAGCCGAGCGAGGCGAGCTGGTCTTTCAGGGCTTCCATGGACTTGGTGTACGTCTTTTCCGTGACTTCGACGCTCTGGCGGGCCTGGTCGTAGGCCTCCTTCGATATGATGCCTTTCCGGTAGAGCGACTCCCTCCGGGCGAAGTTGCCCTTTTCGATCTCGGTGTTCATCTTCCAGATGTCTATCTCGTCACGGAGCGCCTTCAGGAAAGGCGAGTCTTCCTTCATCCTGTTCTCGACGAGCTCCTTCTTCGCACGGACTTCCCTTAGCTGCTCGTCGAGCTTGTCGTTCCGTATGATGGCGACGACGTCGCCCTTCTTTACCTCGTCCCCCTCGGCGACGAATATCCGCTGTATGTACCCCGAGACCTCGGGCTTTATCTGCACCTTGCCTATGCTGTCTACGTATCCCGAGGCGTAAACGGACTTTATGTAGCGCCTCTTCTCGGCCTTTTCGACGCCGGTGCCGTCGTCCCCCATGAACATGAGAAAATAGACGAGGCCCCCCGCGAGGAGGATGCCCCCGATAATGAGATATTTTTTATTCATATAGTCAGTGTCCCGTACCGGCCGCCGCTGGCGTCCGCGGGCTTATATACCGCCCATTCGTGGATGCGAAATGTGTGCCCGGCCCCGGCGTGTATAAAGATGCGTAATAGAATAACATCAACCCGGCGTTTTCTGAGCGTTAATCCTATGTTTATTTTACTATTTTACCCGGACCGCGCACGCGGCGGAATGCGGGCGGGCATATGACTGGGGAACACGAAAATTTCCCGAAAAAATGGGCTATAAACTCGCAAAATCGCGTCGTTTTTTGTGTATAATGTATGTGACGGCTTTCCACGAATAAAACCAGGCGGCGTTGTAATGGGCGTTCGGCTCGGCGTAATAATTTAATTTATTATTATTCTCGAAGGATTAGACCGGCTCTGTA contains:
- a CDS encoding efflux RND transporter periplasmic adaptor subunit, whose product is MNKKYLIIGGILLAGGLVYFLMFMGDDGTGVEKAEKRRYIKSVYASGYVDSIGKVQIKPEVSGYIQRIFVAEGDEVKKGDVVAIIRNDKLDEQLREVRAKKELVENRMKEDSPFLKALRDEIDIWKMNTEIEKGNFARRESLYRKGIISKEAYDQARQSVEVTEKTYTKSMEALKDQLASLGSELDSLTASEQAVVEEIEKHRIKAPVDGKVLRKFIEEGDYVNSVFKDDLLFSIGDTGKLETVLQVDEEFVPLLKPGQKVLVTTDAYPGEVFEGKLTVIESEADRVSRTVKVKADNDYPPGIPVGITVEGNIIVDDRDGVFVSEEAVDDGYVEVVRDGKKVKVPVEAGANTDGVVEIKKGVGANEEIITR
- a CDS encoding TetR family transcriptional regulator, with the translated sequence MAVTKTRESLEKRRRRGRMEAVSEHKRGLILKAAREVFEKEGLEGASIRAIAARAGYTAAALYFYFDSKEAVYAELLRVSLSELGRAVNGAVSGARTPETRLRAAAMAFFQFYADNPRDLDLGFYLFRGGMKPVGLGRERDKALNAGLEAALHPIADAAEALGATRDEANLLMVDVFAHASGLLLLLHTGRIRMFGASAPGLMEDYIRYRTARVGK
- a CDS encoding ParA family protein; protein product: MITIALYSMKGGVGKTAATVNLAHLASSGGFRTLICDLDPQGASSWYFRIRAGKNFNSNKFIKGGRSIDENIKGTDYPGLDLLPSKLSFRNLDLALDDLKKSKTRLRKIFSEVSDEYDYLFLDCPPGISLVSENVLDAADVVLVPLVPTPLSVLTFEKLGSFLDKKEFDATKVYPFFSMAERRKSLHMEIMERLSSENGNVLASVIPYRSEVERMGVYREPLTAHMPGSFSAKAYAALWAEVKELAAGDARESHG
- a CDS encoding zinc-dependent alcohol dehydrogenase family protein gives rise to the protein MKAMLITELKPVGRNTRPLAAADLPVPVPEGDEILIRVSACGVCHTELDEIEGRTPPPDLPVIPGHQVVGTVVDAGEDAALHRAGDRVGAAWIYSSCGECAYCASGNDNLCPEFLATGRDRNGGYAEYMLARDAYVYPIPSVFSDAEAAPLLCAGAIGLRSLRLSNLSDGGALGLTGFGASGHLVLKTALHLYPQSHIYVFARSEAEREFAESLGAIWTGDTGDTPPVQLDAVIDTTPVWRPVVEALGNLAPGGRLVINAIRKEEADKDYLLKLDYARDLWMEKEIKSVANVSRRDAADFLEIAAGINLRPEIEEYPLEDANEALVQLKEGRIRGAKVLKL
- a CDS encoding 4-hydroxyphenylacetate 3-hydroxylase N-terminal domain-containing protein → MIMTASDYRESLREYKPRVFINGSAVDSVPDEPLLAPGINAVGVTYDFADLPEYLPVMRARQGTSGEIVNRMVHIDESSTDLLNKLEAVRLVCKVSGCAMRYLTHDALNGIFQATRRTDDAHNTDYSQRFLEYLHGVQERDLTLAVAMTDAKGDRSMRPGRQANPDVYVHIKERRPGGIVIRGTKAIVTGAPYAHEFLVMPCRTHTKEDADFAVCCAVPVDAPGVTIVARPAGRPGEPAAKFSAKYGQSTGVVIFDDVFVPYERVFLAGEYEEGGFLTTSYATHHRHSCIGARAGFGDLLIGAGAVMVEANGLDADRHGHIREQMVDLITITESFFACGVAASVYCTEDPAGSVMPDAVFSNIGKLLLATKIYDMQRIAHYVSGGLIVALPGPDEDHNPETRASLTAVLGGRSDIPAERRMEAARLIEDLTVSGQSGWYSVISLHGGGSPEAMKREIWRNYPVVEKTELVRNLLDRGVLAGEKSASKQPGRCCAAGCRVPKPPELK
- a CDS encoding ABC transporter permease, whose product is MSPIVFIALKLLTERKRQALVSTLGVAIGVAAFISMSAVMNGFQLYFIRQAIDINAHITLRVQEEDDEGRILRAAYGDGVVADVLGSRPKELKDKIIGYNNFLKQYSADPRIVGIAPHLTGEGIINYGTKDKGVSMIGVDPELERSASVVDDYLQHKNLDKLVTDRNSVILGSELARDLGVKEIGKKVTIVSPAGGLYTLKVADFFDSGITSIDKTRVYFNMRTLQAILDKPNQVNELIVKLKDVDDAESIAREMSSDTGYYAESWQRAFRNFLQIFKMQNMITYMIVFAILIVSAFGIFNIMMMTVLEKKKDIAILKAIGYEDREITKIFVIQGILVGFIGALLGCLLGYLIQEWLASLRFDIVGIIRTKGFVLDRRPAFFVYGFIFAMLFSFLASFYPSWRASKLFPVDIFRSSV
- a CDS encoding ABC transporter ATP-binding protein, which encodes MNVILEGRDLHKSIGESSILNGISLAVGKGDFTSIVGSSGSGKSSLMYVLGLLDSPTSGEVYVDGQKVDFTDSKSLSDIRNHKIGFVFQFHYLIAELTASENVMVPMLKHGIKRPEAKDRSYSLLAELGLEGKEGRKPYQLSGGEQQRVAIARALANDPEIVMADEPTGNLDSKNSALVMDVFLELNEKGRSILMITHEPELAERTKKVYEIKDGLIVGEEETAGGK
- a CDS encoding CHAD domain-containing protein, whose product is MHKTEYYSISDPARLDEIKTALEGAFAVSPGGASTVKETYYDTFDSALYKSGWFLTRQAKRFHLREKGREASSAGAVPRSGSAYPKWADFPEGRLRDVLREAGEIRAILPLVTITRHTRSWALLGAEEKTVARVRLVESVSGEENDAAPIRAAILEAEPVRGYGAEFEKLTGILSGLGLEPGEDDILSASLKAGGGTIGTYSSKVNVSLVPGMPSGKAVRKILKALLETMKKNEDGMLRDIDTEFLHDFRVSVRRSRSALTLTRDIYTEEERERWKDALRTLGRMTNRLRDLDIYLLGKEKYAAMVPPSLRPGLESLFTLIAGEREKALGEFKAFAGSDEYRRILISWGAFLDSPESSGTGGKAGKPVIKLARKHIGKRYKNALALGSAITGDSPDSDFHMLRIECKKLRYYFEFFESLFPGDEVKRAIKQLKSLQDNLGDFNDLHVQQGSIQGFLSLVPAGSPKEREIVEAAGGLISCLYSRQEERRAEFASRFEEFSGPETKDLFDKMLSGN